The following proteins are encoded in a genomic region of Aliiroseovarius sp. F47248L:
- a CDS encoding DUF5928 domain-containing protein has product MAKIAFILLCHKDPDAIINQATRLTAVGDCMSIHFDASANPEHYQQIREALADNPNVTFARKRIKCGWGEWSLVQATLNAVEAALDDFPRATHFYMVSGDCMAIKSAEYTHNFLDSSDVDYIESFDYFESDWIKTGMKEERLIYRHFFNERTQKRRFYAAFNLQKQLGLTRDIPQDVQVMIGSQWWCLRRRTVEWIVEFTRKRRDVMRFFRTTWIPDETFFQTLVRHLVPEGEIRSRTPTFLMFTDYGMPVTFYDDHYDLLLSQDFLFARKISPEAHELKRRLGDLYAAEGVTFQISNEGRSLFKFLTGRGRIGQRFAPRFWEAESSLGRDRELLIIVSKKWHVGKRLLQKIAEVTGLPVIEYLFDEESCPMPDLGGIQSRMGKRTRHRRALMRMLFDYHDTNRLVVCMDPNNLDLLQDFFSDRSTTRLLEVHCDFTDDYLLGHAKRVGLAGDNTPRDAINRLLPTIRSDVAFESEQIRDAGFTELYRISESASVDENTVPLSRFLSITEDRAKEIAELDHLFAD; this is encoded by the coding sequence ATGGCCAAAATTGCCTTCATTCTTCTGTGCCACAAGGACCCCGACGCAATTATCAATCAGGCAACGCGACTGACTGCCGTCGGCGATTGTATGTCGATTCATTTCGATGCAAGTGCCAATCCCGAGCATTATCAGCAGATTCGCGAGGCACTTGCAGATAACCCAAACGTCACCTTCGCGCGCAAACGCATCAAGTGCGGCTGGGGTGAATGGTCATTGGTGCAAGCAACTCTGAATGCGGTTGAGGCGGCGCTGGATGACTTTCCACGCGCCACACATTTCTACATGGTGTCCGGCGATTGTATGGCGATCAAGTCTGCAGAGTATACGCATAACTTTCTCGATTCCTCGGATGTCGACTATATCGAAAGCTTCGATTATTTCGAAAGTGACTGGATCAAGACCGGTATGAAAGAAGAGCGGCTGATCTATCGCCACTTCTTTAACGAACGTACCCAAAAGCGCAGGTTCTATGCTGCGTTCAACCTGCAAAAACAGCTTGGGCTCACACGGGACATTCCGCAAGACGTTCAAGTGATGATCGGAAGTCAGTGGTGGTGTCTCAGGCGGCGTACGGTTGAATGGATCGTTGAATTCACGCGTAAGCGCAGGGATGTCATGCGATTCTTTCGCACCACCTGGATCCCAGACGAGACCTTCTTTCAGACCTTGGTGCGGCATTTGGTGCCCGAAGGGGAAATTCGGTCGCGCACCCCAACGTTTCTGATGTTCACCGACTACGGCATGCCGGTGACCTTTTATGACGATCATTATGACTTGCTGCTCAGCCAAGATTTTCTGTTTGCCAGGAAAATCAGCCCGGAGGCGCACGAGCTGAAACGTCGTCTTGGGGATCTGTATGCTGCCGAAGGTGTCACGTTCCAGATTTCGAACGAAGGGCGCAGCCTGTTCAAGTTCCTGACAGGCCGTGGCCGGATCGGGCAAAGGTTTGCCCCGCGGTTTTGGGAGGCTGAAAGCAGCCTTGGACGGGATAGGGAGCTGCTGATCATCGTGTCCAAGAAGTGGCATGTCGGCAAACGGCTTTTGCAAAAAATTGCCGAGGTCACTGGGTTACCCGTGATTGAATACCTGTTCGACGAAGAAAGTTGTCCGATGCCTGATCTGGGCGGCATTCAATCGCGGATGGGCAAACGCACCCGGCACCGCAGGGCGCTGATGCGGATGCTGTTTGACTACCACGATACCAATCGGTTGGTCGTGTGCATGGACCCCAACAACCTTGATCTGTTGCAGGACTTCTTTTCGGACAGGTCAACGACCCGTTTGCTGGAAGTCCACTGTGACTTCACGGATGACTATCTACTTGGCCATGCAAAGCGCGTTGGGTTGGCGGGTGACAACACACCACGGGACGCCATCAATCGATTGTTACCCACGATCCGTTCCGATGTCGCTTTCGAAAGTGAACAAATCCGCGATGCGGGTTTTACAGAACTGTACCGGATCAGCGAATCTGCCAGTGTTGACGAAAATACAGTGCCATTGTCGCGGTTTTTGTCGATCACCGAAGATCGTGCCAAAGAGATTGCCGAGCTGGACCACCTTTTCGCCGACTGA
- a CDS encoding HIT domain-containing protein, with the protein MPYSYDDQNIFAKILRGEIPNDTVYEDEFALAFRDIQPQAPVHVLVIPKGPYVNHDHFANSATDAEITGYTRAIGKVCAALGIAPGDEGQGYRTIANSGEDGVQEVPHFHTHILGGRLLGRMLKRAGD; encoded by the coding sequence ATGCCCTATTCCTATGACGACCAGAACATCTTCGCCAAGATACTTCGCGGAGAAATCCCAAACGATACAGTTTACGAGGATGAATTTGCCCTGGCCTTTCGTGATATCCAGCCACAAGCACCCGTTCATGTGCTGGTGATCCCCAAGGGACCATATGTGAACCATGATCATTTCGCGAACTCTGCGACGGATGCCGAAATTACTGGTTACACCCGCGCGATTGGCAAGGTTTGCGCGGCACTGGGTATCGCACCGGGGGATGAGGGGCAGGGCTATCGCACAATCGCCAACTCTGGCGAAGACGGCGTGCAGGAAGTGCCACATTTCCACACGCATATTTTGGGCGGACGCCTGTTGGGTCGGATGCTGAAACGCGCTGGCGATTGA
- a CDS encoding FCD domain-containing protein — MPFQKIAAGKLSQSVVEQIELLILRGILRPGERLPSERDLSDRMGVSRPSLRDAIADLEDKGLLARRAGAGIYVSDSLDSSFPPALVQLFSRHDEAVYDYIAFRRDMEGLAAERAAKFASDTDLKVIAELFQKMEGAPESQGADLDSDFHMAIIEASHNVLMVHMMRAMYDLLKQGVFYSRQVVIQITNTRLDLLEQHRAINDALQARDPVKARAAIEAHMDFVTQAYSDLRRADRNEEVALQRLTYEKERT; from the coding sequence ATGCCATTTCAAAAAATAGCGGCAGGTAAGCTGTCACAATCCGTCGTCGAACAGATTGAACTGTTGATCTTGCGTGGCATCTTGCGCCCGGGCGAACGCTTGCCATCTGAACGGGATCTCTCTGATCGGATGGGCGTGTCGCGTCCTTCGTTGCGTGATGCGATTGCGGATCTAGAAGACAAGGGTCTTTTGGCGCGCCGGGCTGGTGCTGGTATCTATGTCAGTGACAGTCTGGACAGTTCTTTCCCGCCCGCGCTGGTTCAACTTTTCTCGCGTCACGACGAGGCAGTCTATGACTACATTGCGTTTCGCAGAGATATGGAGGGGCTGGCTGCTGAACGGGCCGCGAAGTTTGCATCCGATACAGATCTGAAAGTGATCGCAGAACTTTTTCAAAAGATGGAAGGCGCACCCGAGAGTCAGGGTGCCGATCTGGACAGCGACTTTCACATGGCAATCATCGAAGCCAGCCACAACGTGTTGATGGTTCACATGATGCGCGCCATGTATGACCTGTTGAAACAAGGAGTGTTCTACAGCCGCCAGGTGGTTATCCAGATCACCAATACGCGCCTTGACCTGCTGGAACAGCACCGGGCCATTAATGACGCGCTTCAAGCCCGCGATCCCGTGAAAGCTCGGGCGGCCATCGAGGCGCATATGGATTTCGTGACTCAAGCTTACTCCGATCTGCGCCGCGCAGATCGCAACGAAGAGGTCGCACTCCAACGTCTGACCTATGAAAAAGAGCGCACATAG
- a CDS encoding OmpA family protein translates to MHAKRSILMLAVVGALATTACTSPTQSPTSNMGPRTQNGAAIGAIAGGLLGATRKGDGKLGKAAVGAVIGGVVGGVIGQQLDKQAGDLRQSIDNDQVKIVNTGNELIVTLPQDILFATDSADVSYALQSDLRAVADNLRQYPNSVIEVVGHTDNVGNADYNLSLSKRRAASVASVLTSNGVPTSRVVTIGYGEDRPVASNLDAYGRQQNRRVEIIIRPIRN, encoded by the coding sequence ATGCACGCTAAACGCTCAATCTTAATGCTCGCTGTTGTTGGTGCACTGGCCACAACGGCCTGTACATCACCGACACAGAGCCCGACGAGCAACATGGGCCCGCGCACCCAAAACGGTGCGGCAATCGGTGCCATCGCAGGCGGCCTTCTGGGCGCGACCCGCAAAGGCGACGGAAAGCTTGGCAAAGCAGCCGTTGGCGCGGTGATCGGCGGCGTGGTCGGTGGCGTCATTGGTCAGCAGCTTGACAAGCAGGCGGGCGATCTACGCCAGTCGATCGACAACGATCAGGTCAAGATCGTGAACACCGGCAACGAACTGATCGTGACATTGCCGCAAGACATCCTGTTCGCCACCGACAGCGCCGATGTCAGCTATGCGCTGCAATCCGATCTGCGTGCGGTGGCCGACAACCTGCGCCAATACCCGAACTCGGTGATCGAGGTCGTCGGCCACACGGACAATGTGGGCAACGCCGATTATAACCTGTCTCTGTCCAAGCGACGGGCTGCATCGGTGGCGTCTGTTCTGACGTCGAACGGCGTTCCGACGTCTCGTGTTGTGACTATCGGTTATGGCGAAGATCGTCCGGTTGCATCGAACCTTGATGCATATGGCCGTCAACAAAACCGCCGAGTTGAGATTATCATTCGTCCGATCCGTAACTGA
- a CDS encoding bifunctional helix-turn-helix domain-containing protein/methylated-DNA--[protein]-cysteine S-methyltransferase, whose protein sequence is MTLQEDSYHYNVIRRAIDHIDASDGESLSLEALAAKMDMSPAHFQRVFSRWVGVSPKRYQQFLTLGHAKTLLQDRFSTLKTSHSVGLSGQGRLHDLFLRWEAMSPGAYAAGGDGLTIHWGWFDSPFGPALVMGTDKGICGLGFASETGPQVAMADLRSRWPNAKFQEDPTKLAPWVDQAFDQRGMTPLHLIGAPFQIKVWEALLSIPSGHVTTYSQIAETIGSPRAVRAVGTAVGRNPVSWLIPCHRALRKSGALGGYHWGLPVKRALLAWESAQTEDAASA, encoded by the coding sequence ATGACCCTTCAGGAAGATAGTTATCATTACAACGTTATCCGCCGGGCGATCGACCACATCGATGCGAGCGACGGAGAATCTTTGTCGCTTGAGGCATTGGCCGCCAAGATGGATATGTCGCCCGCCCATTTTCAACGTGTTTTTTCACGCTGGGTCGGAGTGTCACCGAAACGTTATCAACAGTTCCTAACGCTGGGCCACGCAAAGACGCTTCTTCAGGATCGTTTTTCGACGCTGAAAACGTCCCATTCGGTTGGGTTGTCCGGGCAAGGGCGGCTACATGACCTTTTCTTACGATGGGAAGCGATGAGCCCTGGCGCATATGCCGCTGGCGGTGATGGTCTGACCATCCATTGGGGATGGTTCGACAGCCCCTTCGGCCCTGCTTTGGTTATGGGTACGGACAAGGGTATCTGCGGATTGGGTTTTGCGTCTGAGACCGGACCGCAAGTGGCCATGGCCGACCTCCGATCCCGCTGGCCCAATGCCAAGTTTCAGGAGGACCCAACGAAGTTAGCGCCTTGGGTAGATCAAGCATTCGATCAACGCGGCATGACGCCTCTGCACCTGATAGGTGCCCCGTTTCAGATCAAGGTGTGGGAGGCGTTGCTGTCCATACCTTCTGGCCACGTAACGACCTATTCGCAAATCGCCGAAACCATCGGATCCCCACGGGCCGTGCGGGCTGTCGGCACCGCCGTTGGGCGCAACCCGGTCAGTTGGTTGATTCCGTGCCATAGAGCGTTGCGTAAATCCGGCGCTCTCGGCGGCTATCACTGGGGCTTGCCGGTGAAGCGCGCGCTGCTTGCATGGGAAAGCGCCCAGACCGAGGATGCGGCAAGCGCCTGA
- a CDS encoding adenosine kinase — MTKKYKVVGIGNAVVDVLTVADDSFLELMGIEKGIMQLVERDRAEVLYAAMKERKQAAGGSVANTLAGIGKLGLPTGFVGRVHDDALGRFYADAMEMDGTRFINPPVPGGELPTSRSMIFVSPDGERSMNTYLGISAELGSDDVDPDVAADAEIVFLEGYLFDKDKGKEAFIAMARACRAAGGLAGIAISDPFCVERHRDDFLSLIEHDLDYVIGNEDEIKSLFETDDMEEAIARTAAICPMVVCTRSGDGVAILANGERVDVPVERIVPVDATGAGDGFAAGFLFGLANGADMRTCGEMGCTIAGEVIRHIGPRADRNLLALLRDNGLV, encoded by the coding sequence ATGACGAAAAAGTACAAGGTTGTTGGCATCGGCAATGCCGTAGTGGACGTGTTGACCGTGGCCGATGATAGTTTTCTTGAGCTGATGGGGATCGAAAAAGGCATAATGCAACTGGTTGAACGCGATCGGGCCGAAGTGCTGTATGCCGCGATGAAAGAACGCAAGCAGGCGGCCGGCGGATCCGTCGCAAACACGCTGGCAGGCATCGGCAAGCTGGGCTTGCCGACCGGGTTCGTCGGGCGGGTGCATGATGATGCGTTAGGTCGTTTCTATGCGGACGCGATGGAGATGGATGGCACACGGTTCATCAATCCTCCGGTGCCGGGTGGAGAGCTGCCGACCTCGCGGTCAATGATCTTTGTCTCGCCTGATGGTGAGCGGTCGATGAATACTTATCTGGGTATTTCCGCTGAGCTGGGGTCCGACGATGTGGACCCGGACGTCGCGGCTGACGCCGAGATTGTGTTTTTGGAAGGTTACCTATTCGACAAGGACAAGGGAAAAGAGGCGTTCATCGCCATGGCTCGCGCTTGTCGCGCCGCAGGCGGGCTTGCGGGCATCGCCATTTCCGATCCCTTCTGCGTCGAACGGCACCGGGACGACTTCTTATCACTGATCGAACACGATTTGGATTATGTCATAGGAAACGAAGACGAGATCAAATCCCTGTTTGAAACTGATGACATGGAAGAAGCAATCGCTAGAACCGCCGCGATTTGCCCGATGGTGGTATGCACCCGATCAGGCGACGGTGTTGCGATCTTGGCAAATGGCGAGCGTGTGGATGTGCCTGTCGAAAGGATTGTGCCCGTCGATGCCACCGGGGCTGGTGATGGTTTTGCAGCTGGGTTCCTCTTCGGTCTTGCCAATGGTGCCGACATGCGCACTTGCGGCGAAATGGGGTGTACCATTGCAGGTGAGGTGATCCGCCATATCGGGCCACGTGCCGACCGTAACTTGTTGGCGCTGCTGCGCGACAATGGGCTGGTCTGA
- a CDS encoding sulfotransferase family protein — MGFPGTWMTESESVVYRVVPKCACSTIGQIMYYSDHGRFFDGDIHDSTDGLHKWAQDASQKLIEDNVLAHSSYAFTCVRNPYTRILSSFFDKICGIQRNGRRYRGNLVPLLIQKYGIDVGDPDNGFEFDQVKSFRRFLLFARDTIRWRRPMDPDIHWSAMSGHVATFIANGGRYDNIVWTERFNDGMQQVLDAIETPHSVTLSDIPRFNESEGHGPKRAHPVEDYFDDLSMHLVYEIYNRDFDLFKYDFENPANKMPIGEVDLDEVHAKLGD, encoded by the coding sequence ATGGGATTTCCCGGCACTTGGATGACCGAAAGCGAAAGCGTTGTGTATCGGGTCGTGCCCAAATGCGCTTGCTCGACCATTGGCCAGATCATGTACTATTCCGATCACGGCCGTTTTTTCGATGGTGACATCCATGACAGCACCGATGGACTGCACAAATGGGCGCAGGATGCTTCGCAAAAACTCATCGAAGACAACGTACTGGCGCATTCAAGCTATGCGTTCACCTGTGTTCGCAATCCTTATACGCGGATCCTGTCCAGTTTCTTTGACAAGATTTGCGGCATTCAGCGCAATGGCCGCCGGTACCGTGGCAATCTGGTGCCGCTTTTAATCCAGAAATACGGTATCGATGTAGGCGATCCAGACAACGGGTTTGAATTTGATCAGGTGAAAAGCTTTCGACGGTTCCTGCTGTTTGCCCGTGACACTATCCGGTGGCGACGTCCGATGGACCCTGACATTCATTGGTCAGCAATGTCTGGACACGTGGCAACCTTCATTGCCAATGGTGGACGATATGACAACATCGTCTGGACCGAACGGTTCAATGATGGGATGCAGCAAGTGCTTGACGCAATCGAGACGCCGCATTCCGTAACTTTGTCCGACATTCCACGCTTCAACGAAAGCGAAGGGCACGGCCCGAAGCGTGCCCACCCGGTCGAAGATTATTTCGACGATCTATCCATGCATCTGGTCTATGAAATCTACAACCGTGATTTCGACTTGTTCAAATATGATTTTGAAAACCCTGCCAACAAGATGCCCATCGGCGAGGTTGATCTGGACGAGGTGCACGCCAAGCTGGGTGATTGA
- the polA gene encoding DNA polymerase I translates to MSFGKGCHLHLVDGSAFIFRAYHALPPLTRKSDGLPIGAVAGFCNMLFKFIEDNTGPDAPTHVAVIFDYSGKSFRNDMYPLYKANRPPAPEDLVPQFPLTRDATRAFNIACIEKEGFEADDIIATLAKRANEAGGRVTILSSDKDLMQLVGGGVEMLDPMKNKRIGVEGVEEKFGVGPNRVVDVQALAGDSVDNVPGAPGIGIKTAALLINEFGDLDTLLERAGEIKQPKRRQTLIDNVEQILISRDLVKLDDNMELDLPFDELELKEPNPETLLNFLTDMEFRTLTNRVAKKFDVEAPEIKSVEPNVDASAPEMPEINPERYEWVKDATALKAWVDRIVGRGYVAIDTETTGLDEMRAELVGISLAVEPGEACYIPLIHKTSQTDDLFGSDDLADGQMSLDEVLALLKPVLEDPAILKIGQNMKYDAKIMTRYGVDIAPIDDTMLMSYAQNAGVHNHGMDTLSDRYLGHTPISIKSLLGTGKSAITFDRVPVEDAVKYAAEDADITLRLWHYLKPRLHSAHVTRVYERLERPLVPVLAQMEMTGIKVDRDVLSRMSNAFAQKMAGYEAELYEIAGKEFNVQSPAQVGEILFDQMGLEGGKRTKSGQWSTPADVLADLATEHDFAARVLDYRQLQKLKSTYTDALQDHIHPETGRVHTSYSIAGANTGRLASTDPNLQNIPVRSEEGRRIREAFVAPEGTKLISLDYSQIELRILAHVANIDALKQAFRNGQDIHAMTASEMFDVPMDEMTPDIRRQAKAINFGVIYGISGFGLARNLRIPRAEAQGFIDRYFERFPGIRKYMDDTVAFAKEHKRVETLFGRQIHTPEIDAKGPHAGFAKRAAINAPIQGTAADIIRRAMIRMPYAIAKMPAKMLLQVHDELIFEVEDGAVEEVIEVVRGVMEGAAEPAIKLDLPLIVDAGTGMNWAEAH, encoded by the coding sequence ATGAGCTTCGGAAAAGGTTGTCATCTGCATCTGGTCGACGGGTCGGCCTTCATTTTCCGTGCTTACCACGCACTGCCACCTTTGACGCGCAAATCCGACGGTTTGCCCATTGGTGCGGTCGCTGGGTTTTGTAACATGCTGTTCAAGTTTATTGAGGATAACACCGGCCCCGACGCTCCGACCCATGTGGCCGTGATCTTCGACTATTCGGGGAAGAGTTTTCGAAACGATATGTATCCGCTGTACAAGGCCAATCGCCCCCCCGCGCCTGAAGACCTTGTGCCGCAATTCCCGCTGACCCGTGATGCCACTCGCGCCTTCAACATCGCATGCATCGAGAAAGAAGGGTTCGAAGCGGACGACATCATCGCCACGCTTGCCAAACGTGCCAACGAAGCGGGAGGGCGTGTCACGATCCTGTCGTCTGACAAGGATCTTATGCAGCTGGTCGGGGGCGGGGTCGAAATGCTCGACCCAATGAAGAACAAGCGCATTGGAGTTGAGGGGGTTGAAGAGAAGTTCGGCGTAGGACCCAACCGCGTTGTGGATGTGCAGGCCCTGGCCGGTGATAGTGTCGATAACGTACCCGGTGCGCCGGGGATCGGGATCAAGACGGCGGCGCTTTTGATCAATGAGTTTGGTGATCTGGACACACTTCTTGAGCGGGCGGGTGAAATCAAACAACCCAAACGCCGCCAGACCCTGATCGACAATGTTGAGCAAATCCTCATCAGCCGCGACCTTGTGAAACTGGACGATAACATGGAGTTGGATCTGCCCTTCGATGAGTTGGAATTGAAGGAACCCAATCCCGAGACGCTGCTAAACTTCTTGACCGACATGGAGTTCCGCACACTCACCAATCGCGTCGCGAAGAAGTTCGATGTGGAAGCGCCAGAGATCAAGAGCGTTGAGCCAAACGTTGACGCAAGCGCCCCCGAGATGCCCGAGATCAATCCCGAGCGCTATGAGTGGGTGAAAGATGCGACCGCATTGAAGGCCTGGGTAGATCGCATTGTTGGGCGCGGATATGTAGCCATTGACACCGAAACCACTGGGTTGGACGAAATGCGGGCGGAACTGGTTGGTATCTCTCTGGCAGTCGAACCGGGCGAGGCCTGCTATATTCCTCTGATCCACAAAACCAGTCAGACAGATGATTTGTTTGGCAGTGATGACTTGGCCGACGGGCAAATGTCACTGGACGAGGTTCTTGCCCTTCTGAAACCCGTGCTTGAGGATCCCGCAATTTTGAAGATCGGGCAGAACATGAAATATGATGCGAAGATAATGACGCGCTATGGCGTTGATATTGCGCCGATAGATGACACGATGCTGATGTCGTATGCTCAGAATGCCGGGGTTCATAATCATGGGATGGACACGCTGTCTGACCGATATCTCGGGCATACGCCGATCTCGATCAAATCGCTTCTTGGAACAGGAAAATCGGCGATCACCTTTGACCGCGTTCCGGTCGAGGATGCGGTGAAATACGCGGCCGAAGATGCCGATATCACTCTTCGGCTGTGGCACTATCTGAAACCACGTCTGCACAGCGCCCATGTGACGCGTGTTTATGAGCGCCTCGAACGCCCTCTGGTTCCTGTGCTGGCTCAGATGGAGATGACCGGCATCAAGGTTGACCGCGATGTGCTATCGCGCATGTCCAACGCCTTTGCCCAAAAAATGGCGGGATATGAAGCCGAGCTTTACGAGATTGCAGGCAAGGAATTCAACGTGCAAAGCCCTGCACAAGTGGGCGAGATTCTATTTGACCAGATGGGGCTTGAGGGCGGTAAGCGCACCAAGTCGGGCCAATGGTCAACACCGGCGGATGTTCTGGCAGACCTGGCGACCGAACATGACTTTGCTGCGCGCGTTCTGGATTATCGTCAACTTCAAAAGCTGAAATCCACCTATACCGATGCGTTGCAGGACCATATTCACCCGGAGACGGGCCGCGTGCATACGTCTTATTCCATCGCCGGTGCAAACACAGGCAGGTTGGCGTCAACTGATCCGAATTTGCAGAATATTCCCGTCCGCTCGGAAGAAGGGCGTCGCATCCGCGAAGCCTTTGTCGCGCCGGAAGGCACCAAGTTGATCAGCCTGGACTACAGCCAGATCGAACTACGTATTCTCGCTCATGTAGCCAATATTGATGCACTGAAGCAGGCGTTTCGCAATGGCCAAGACATTCACGCAATGACCGCTTCCGAGATGTTCGACGTGCCAATGGACGAGATGACACCTGACATTCGTCGCCAAGCCAAAGCCATCAATTTCGGTGTGATCTACGGCATTTCAGGATTTGGTCTGGCCCGTAACCTGCGCATCCCGCGAGCCGAGGCACAGGGCTTCATTGATCGCTATTTCGAACGCTTCCCCGGTATTCGCAAATACATGGACGATACGGTCGCATTTGCGAAGGAACACAAACGTGTCGAAACCCTGTTCGGACGCCAGATTCACACACCCGAGATCGACGCCAAAGGCCCCCATGCAGGCTTCGCCAAACGCGCGGCGATCAACGCACCAATTCAAGGCACCGCTGCCGATATCATTCGTCGCGCGATGATCCGAATGCCATATGCAATTGCAAAAATGCCTGCGAAGATGCTGTTACAGGTCCACGACGAACTGATTTTTGAAGTTGAAGATGGAGCTGTGGAAGAGGTCATCGAGGTTGTGCGCGGCGTGATGGAAGGTGCAGCAGAGCCGGCGATCAAACTTGATTTACCGCTGATCGTCGACGCGGGAACCGGCATGAACTGGGCCGAAGCGCACTGA
- a CDS encoding zinc-finger domain-containing protein — protein sequence MTQTPPETKVVDSYKVACDGGEGALGHPRVYLQIPQEHGWVECPYCDCKYVHKDHSDKAA from the coding sequence ATGACCCAGACTCCGCCCGAAACCAAAGTTGTGGACAGTTATAAGGTCGCCTGTGACGGCGGCGAAGGGGCGCTGGGACACCCGCGTGTGTATCTGCAAATTCCGCAGGAACATGGCTGGGTAGAATGTCCCTATTGCGATTGCAAATATGTCCACAAGGATCATTCGGACAAGGCGGCGTAA
- a CDS encoding YafY family protein yields the protein MRRADRLFQIVQHLRGGRLTTARDLSETLEVSERTIYRDIADLIGSGVPIEGEAGVGYVMRAGYDIPPLMFTRDEVMAVIAGTRLIERMGGASMAKAATEALVKVRSVLPDSLGAQADRVEIHAGPNLMPSERDRHFIDQIEAAINARLRLALSYVDEGARKSTRVVRPLALWLWKNGWCVVSWCELREDFRMFRIDRIEGFTIGERFREERDKNLPALYAQLAERGIDPRK from the coding sequence ATGCGCCGCGCCGACCGCCTGTTTCAGATTGTCCAACATCTTCGGGGCGGTCGCCTGACCACCGCGCGTGATCTGTCCGAAACGCTCGAGGTTAGCGAGCGAACAATCTATCGCGACATCGCGGATCTGATTGGATCAGGCGTCCCTATCGAAGGCGAGGCTGGCGTCGGATATGTGATGCGGGCGGGATATGATATCCCGCCCCTGATGTTCACGCGTGACGAAGTAATGGCCGTGATTGCTGGCACCCGTTTGATTGAACGGATGGGTGGGGCATCCATGGCGAAGGCAGCAACGGAAGCCTTGGTGAAGGTCAGGTCTGTGTTGCCCGACAGCCTTGGCGCGCAAGCCGATCGGGTCGAAATCCACGCCGGGCCAAACCTGATGCCATCGGAACGTGATAGGCATTTCATTGATCAGATCGAGGCAGCCATAAATGCTCGTTTGCGCCTTGCCTTGAGCTATGTCGATGAAGGCGCGCGGAAATCTACGCGTGTCGTTCGCCCGCTTGCCTTGTGGCTGTGGAAAAACGGATGGTGCGTTGTCAGCTGGTGCGAGCTGCGCGAGGATTTCCGCATGTTCCGTATCGACCGGATCGAAGGGTTCACAATCGGCGAACGGTTTCGGGAAGAACGCGACAAAAACCTGCCTGCGCTTTATGCGCAATTGGCTGAACGCGGTATTGACCCCCGGAAATAG
- the nth gene encoding endonuclease III: MAKQLGYHPIRAIFERFHAAEPEPKGELEHVNAYTLVVAVALSAQATDVGVNKATRALFKIADTPEKMLALGEDGLIEHIKTIGLFRQKAKNVIKLSRILVEEYGGVVPNSRAALQSLPGVGRKTANVVLNMWWGVPAQAVDTHIFRVGNRTGIAVGKDVNAVERAIEDNIPADYQQHAHHWLILHGRYTCKARKPMCGNCIIRDLCPYEDKNI, encoded by the coding sequence ATGGCAAAACAACTGGGATATCACCCGATCCGCGCGATCTTTGAGCGTTTTCACGCGGCCGAGCCAGAGCCGAAAGGCGAGCTTGAGCACGTGAATGCCTACACGCTGGTCGTCGCCGTGGCGCTGTCTGCGCAGGCTACCGATGTCGGCGTCAACAAAGCGACACGTGCGCTGTTCAAAATCGCCGATACTCCCGAAAAGATGCTCGCCCTTGGTGAAGATGGGTTGATTGAACATATCAAGACCATCGGTCTGTTCCGGCAGAAGGCAAAAAACGTCATCAAGCTTAGCCGCATTCTGGTTGAGGAATACGGCGGTGTTGTTCCGAATTCCCGCGCGGCGCTTCAATCGCTGCCGGGGGTCGGGCGCAAGACCGCAAATGTGGTTCTGAATATGTGGTGGGGCGTCCCCGCGCAGGCGGTTGACACGCATATCTTTCGTGTCGGTAACCGTACCGGAATAGCGGTGGGCAAAGACGTGAACGCGGTCGAACGCGCGATCGAAGACAACATTCCAGCTGACTATCAACAACATGCCCATCACTGGTTGATCTTGCATGGGCGCTATACCTGCAAGGCGCGCAAGCCAATGTGCGGAAACTGTATTATCCGGGATCTATGCCCCTACGAGGACAAGAATATATGA